The Bernardetia litoralis DSM 6794 genome includes a window with the following:
- a CDS encoding DDE-type integrase/transposase/recombinase: MPQIYHSNAQTNRNIRIQIQNSTQTNATLAKQFGTSSATISKWKNRDFSEDKSSAPKTIVYALSEVEKELIKKMRTSTWMSLEEVTECIQQVNSTISRSSVYRCFVKEKINTIPTEKKQEAKKFKAYQPGYLHIDVTYLPKLEGKAAYLFVAIDRATRLLFYKIYDQKTAENTELFMDECIEFFPFQISHILTDNGLEFTNRLIRSKKGNLCQKPSKMDEKCKENDIEHRLTKPNTPQTNGMVERVNGTIKQQTILKDKYKSREEMEIQMNQFLVYYNLYRRHGSLRKELNVKTPIQAIYKWFEIEPTIFKQTPKQFETKLINLQQKYNQNS; this comes from the coding sequence ATGCCACAAATTTATCACTCCAATGCTCAAACGAATAGAAATATTCGTATTCAAATTCAAAATTCTACTCAAACAAATGCTACTTTAGCAAAACAGTTTGGAACTTCATCAGCTACTATCTCTAAATGGAAAAACAGAGATTTTAGTGAAGATAAATCTTCAGCTCCTAAAACGATTGTTTACGCTTTGAGTGAAGTAGAAAAAGAGCTTATCAAAAAGATGAGAACTTCTACTTGGATGTCTCTAGAAGAGGTAACTGAGTGCATACAACAAGTCAATTCTACCATTTCTAGAAGCTCAGTTTATCGTTGTTTTGTCAAAGAAAAGATCAATACTATACCTACTGAAAAAAAACAGGAAGCTAAAAAATTTAAAGCCTATCAACCTGGTTATTTGCATATTGATGTTACTTATTTACCCAAATTAGAGGGAAAAGCAGCTTATTTATTTGTTGCTATTGATAGAGCTACACGACTTTTATTTTATAAGATATACGACCAAAAAACAGCCGAAAATACAGAACTATTTATGGACGAATGTATAGAATTTTTTCCTTTTCAAATCAGTCATATATTAACTGATAATGGACTTGAATTTACCAATCGTCTTATTCGTTCAAAAAAAGGAAATCTTTGTCAAAAACCTTCTAAAATGGACGAAAAATGCAAAGAAAATGATATAGAACACCGTTTGACTAAACCAAATACGCCACAAACCAATGGAATGGTTGAGCGAGTAAATGGAACTATAAAACAGCAAACAATTCTAAAAGATAAATACAAAAGTAGAGAAGAAATGGAAATTCAAATGAATCAATTTCTAGTCTATTATAATTTATACAGAAGACATGGATCACTAAGAAAAGAGTTAAATGTAAAAACACCTATACAAGCAATTTATAAATGGTTTGAAATAGAACCAACTATTTTTAAGCAAACACCAAAACAATTTGAAACAAAATTAATAAATTTACAACAAAAATATAATCAAAATTCATAA